A genomic region of Oncorhynchus mykiss isolate Arlee chromosome 16, USDA_OmykA_1.1, whole genome shotgun sequence contains the following coding sequences:
- the LOC110491809 gene encoding delta-1-pyrroline-5-carboxylate synthase isoform X1 gives MMLQRLALCSSLRSRSLQANVCPHFARAVSQTKFPVTHSPGKSAAHRSELRQAKRIVVKLGSAVVTRGDECGLALGRLASIVEQVAVLQNQGREMMIVTSGAVAFGRQRLRHEILLSQSVRQALHSGQNQLKEMSLPVLEARACAAAGQSGLMALYEAMFTQYSTCTAQILVTNLDFHDEQKRRNLNSTLHELLRMNIVPIINTNDAVVPPPVPNSDLQGVNVIHIKDNDSLAARLAVEMKADLLIALSDVEGLYDSPPGTDDAKLIDIFYPGDQQSIRYGSKSKVGIGGMEAKVKSALWALQGGTSVVIANGTDPKVTGHVITDIVEGKKVGTFFSEVKPAGPTVEQQTEMARQAGRTLATLHPDERGEIICRLADLLTEKKDEILSANKRDMETAASSGRLSQPLLARLSLSTSKLNSLAIGLRQIAVSSRDSVGQVLRRTRVANNLELEQITVPIGVLLVIFESRPDCLPQVSALAIASGNALLLKGGKEAANTNRILHQLTQEALSIHGVKDAIQLVSTREEVEDLCRLDKMIDLIIPRGSSQLVRDIQRAAKGIPVLGHSEGICHVYIDSEACIEKAIDIIKDSKCDYPAACNAMETLLLHRDLLRTPLFDQIIDMLRVEQVKIHAGPRFASYLTFSPSEVKSLRTEYGDLECCIEVVDSMQDAVDHIHKYGSSHTDVIVTDNENTAEQFMQQVDSACVFWNASSRFADGYRFGLGAEVGISTARIHARGPVGLEGLLTTKWVLRGEGHTVAEFSEAGSMKYLHENIPVPQRFPS, from the exons ATGATGTTGCAGAGGCTGGCCTTGTGTTCCAGTCTACGTTCCAGGAGCCTGCAAGCAAATGTTTGCCCACACTTTGCCAGGGCAGTGTCCCAAACCAAGT TCCCTGTCACCCATTCTCCTGGGAAGTCAGCAGCGCACCGCAGTGAGCTCAGACAGGCCAAGCGCATTGTGGTGAAATTGGGCAGTGCTGTGGTGACGCGGGGAGATGAGTGTGGCTTGGCCCTCGGGCGTCTCGCCTCCATTGTGGAGCAG GTGGCCGTGCTGCAGAACCAAGGCAGGGAGATGATGATTGTCACCAGTGGGGCCGTTGCTTTCGGAAGGCAGAGACTGAGACACGAGATCCTGCTATCTCAGAGCGTCAGACAAGCCTTGCACTCTGGACAGAACCAACTCAAAGAAATG TCACTTCCAGTTCTGGAGGCCCGGGCGTGTGCAGCTGCTGGACAGAGTGGCTTGATGGCTCTGTATGAAGCTATGTTCACCCAGTACAGCACCTGCACTGCACAG ATCCTTGTCACGAACCTCGACTTCCACGATGAGCAGAAGCGTCGCAACCTGAACAGCACCCTCCACGAGCTGCTGCGCATGAACATAGTGCCCATCATCAACACCAATGACGCAGTTGTACCGCCCCCTGTTCCAAACAGTGACCTTCAGGGGGTAAAT GTAATACACATCAAGGATAACGACAGCTTGGCTGCAAGACTGGCTGTTGAAATGAAAGCAGACCTTCTTATTGCTCTATCTGATGTTGAAG GATTGTATGACAGCCCCCCAGGAACAGATGACGCTAAACTCATCGATATCTTCTACCCCGGAGACCAGCAGTCTATCAGATATGGCTCAAAGTCCAAAGTGGGCATTGGGGGCATGGAGGCAAAG GTGAAGTCTGCTCTGTGGGCGCTTCAGGGTGGCACGTCAGTCGTCATTGCCAATGGCACCGACCCCAAAGTCACGGGCCACGTCatcacagacatagtggagggaAAGAAAGTGGGCACATTCTTCTCTGAGGTCAAGCCTGCTG GTCCCACTGTGGAGCAGCAGACAGAAatggccaggcaggcaggcaggactcTGGCTACTCTTCACCCAGATGAG agaggagagataatTTGCCGTCTGGCTGACCTGCTGACAGAGAAGAAGGATGAGATCCTCAGTGCCAacaagagagacatggagactgCAGCATCATCAG GCCGTCTCTCCCAACCCCTGCTGGCAAGGTTGAGTTTGTCCACATCGAAGCTGAACAGCCTAGCCATAGGCCTGCGTCAGATTGCTGTATCGTCCAGGGACAGCGTGGGGCAGGTGCTCCGCAGGACCAGAGTCGCCAACAACCTGGAGCTCGAACAGATCACTGTGCCCATCGGGGTCCTGCTGGTCATCTTTGAGTCCCGACCCGACTGCCTTCCTCAG GTGTCAGCTCTGGCTATTGCCAGTGGAAATGCTCTGTTACTGAAGGGGGGAAAAGAAGCGGCCAACACCAACCGTATCTTGCATCAGCTGACCCAGGAGGCGCTCTCTATCCACGGGGTGAAGGATGCTATTCAGCTG GTGAGTACCCGTGAGGAGGTGGAGGACCTGTGTAGACTAGATAAGATGATAGACCTGATCATCCCTCGAGGCTCGTCCCAGCTGGTCAGAGACATCCAGAGAGCTGCCAAGGGCATCCCTGTGCTGGGACACAGTGAGGGCATCTGCCATGTCTACATCGACTCTGAGGCCTGCATCGAAAAGGCTATTGACATCA TCAAAGACTCTAAATGTGACTACCCTGCGGCCTGCAATGCCATGGAGACCCTACTCCTCCACAGAGATCTACTGAGGACACCTCTGTTTGACCAGATTATAGATATGCTTAGAGTGGAACAG gtgaagatcCATGCAGGCCCCAGGTTTGCCTCCTACCTGACTTTTAGCCCATCTGAGGTGAAGTCTCTGAGGACAGAGTACGGGGACCTGGAGTGCTGCATTGAGGTGGTGGATAGTATGCAGGACGCCGTGGACCACATCCACAAATACGGCAGCTCCCACACAGATGTCATTGTTACAGATAATG AGAATACAGCTGAACAGTTCATGCAGCAGGTGGACAGTGCCTGTGTTTTCTGGAACGCTAGCTCTCGCTTTGCTGATGGATACAGATTTGGTCTTG GTGCGGAGGTTGGCATCAGCACAGCTCGGATCCATGCGAGGGGCCCAGTGGGTCTGGAGGGGCTGCTGACCACCAAGTGGGTCCTCCGGGGTGAGGGGCACACAGTGGCAGAGTTCTCAGAGGCGGGCAGTATGAAGTACCTTcatgagaacatccctgttcCTCAGAGATTCCCCAGCTAG
- the LOC110491811 gene encoding gamma-crystallin S-1 isoform X2 — translation MMGKKLSVQIIFYEGRNFEGRHYECSGDCTDMHSHFSRCNSIRVDSGCWMAYEKPNFSGYQYMLTRGKYADHHRWSGFNDCIRSCRIIPAYNGNYRMKIFERSDFGGKMMELSDDCPNLQDRFHRRDISSCNVMEGYWILHKHPNYRGHQYFLRPGEYNKHSDWGSMSSTIGSVRRVTELKQNNQ, via the exons ATGATGGGTAAG AAGCTCTCTGTTCAGATCATCTTCTACGAGGGCAGGAATTTTGAGGGACGCCACTATGAGTGCAGTGGTGACTGCACTGACATGCACTCCCACTTCTCCCGATGTAACTCCATTCGAGTGGACAGTGGGTGCTGGATGGCCTATGAGAAGCCTAACTTTTCTGGGTACCAGTACATGCTGACAAGGGGGAAGTACGCTGACCACCATCGCTGGTCCGGCTTCAACGACTGCATCCGCTCCTGTCGCATAATCCCAGCT TACAATGGAAACTACAGGATGAAGATCTTTGAGAGATCAGACTTTGGGGGAAAGATGATGGAGCTGAGCGACGACTGCCCCAACCTGCAGGACCGCTTCCACCGGAGAGACATTTCCTCCTGCAATGTTATGGAGGGCTACTGGATCCTCCACAAGCACCCAAACTACAGGGGCCATCAGTACTTCCTGCGCCCTGGCGAGTACAACAAGCATAGTGACTGGGGCAGCATGAGCTCTACCATTGGCTCGGTGCGTCGCGTCACAGAGCTGAAGCAAAACAACCAATAA
- the LOC110491811 gene encoding gamma-crystallin S-1 isoform X1: MLYLFSLTHKRLWDEDRPVLLTSTVMMGKIIFYEGRNFEGRHYECSGDCTDMHSHFSRCNSIRVDSGCWMAYEKPNFSGYQYMLTRGKYADHHRWSGFNDCIRSCRIIPAYNGNYRMKIFERSDFGGKMMELSDDCPNLQDRFHRRDISSCNVMEGYWILHKHPNYRGHQYFLRPGEYNKHSDWGSMSSTIGSVRRVTELKQNNQ, translated from the exons ATGCTCTATCTTTTTTCTCTGACACATAAAAGGCTCTGGGATGAGGACAGGCCTGTCCTGTTGACCTCCACAGTCATGATGGGTAAG ATCATCTTCTACGAGGGCAGGAATTTTGAGGGACGCCACTATGAGTGCAGTGGTGACTGCACTGACATGCACTCCCACTTCTCCCGATGTAACTCCATTCGAGTGGACAGTGGGTGCTGGATGGCCTATGAGAAGCCTAACTTTTCTGGGTACCAGTACATGCTGACAAGGGGGAAGTACGCTGACCACCATCGCTGGTCCGGCTTCAACGACTGCATCCGCTCCTGTCGCATAATCCCAGCT TACAATGGAAACTACAGGATGAAGATCTTTGAGAGATCAGACTTTGGGGGAAAGATGATGGAGCTGAGCGACGACTGCCCCAACCTGCAGGACCGCTTCCACCGGAGAGACATTTCCTCCTGCAATGTTATGGAGGGCTACTGGATCCTCCACAAGCACCCAAACTACAGGGGCCATCAGTACTTCCTGCGCCCTGGCGAGTACAACAAGCATAGTGACTGGGGCAGCATGAGCTCTACCATTGGCTCGGTGCGTCGCGTCACAGAGCTGAAGCAAAACAACCAATAA
- the LOC110491809 gene encoding delta-1-pyrroline-5-carboxylate synthase isoform X2 has translation MMLQRLALCSSLRSRSLQANVCPHFARAVSQTKFPVTHSPGKSAAHRSELRQAKRIVVKLGSAVVTRGDECGLALGRLASIVEQVAVLQNQGREMMIVTSGAVAFGRQRLRHEILLSQSVRQALHSGQNQLKEMSLPVLEARACAAAGQSGLMALYEAMFTQYSTCTAQILVTNLDFHDEQKRRNLNSTLHELLRMNIVPIINTNDAVVPPPVPNSDLQGVIHIKDNDSLAARLAVEMKADLLIALSDVEGLYDSPPGTDDAKLIDIFYPGDQQSIRYGSKSKVGIGGMEAKVKSALWALQGGTSVVIANGTDPKVTGHVITDIVEGKKVGTFFSEVKPAGPTVEQQTEMARQAGRTLATLHPDERGEIICRLADLLTEKKDEILSANKRDMETAASSGRLSQPLLARLSLSTSKLNSLAIGLRQIAVSSRDSVGQVLRRTRVANNLELEQITVPIGVLLVIFESRPDCLPQVSALAIASGNALLLKGGKEAANTNRILHQLTQEALSIHGVKDAIQLVSTREEVEDLCRLDKMIDLIIPRGSSQLVRDIQRAAKGIPVLGHSEGICHVYIDSEACIEKAIDIIKDSKCDYPAACNAMETLLLHRDLLRTPLFDQIIDMLRVEQVKIHAGPRFASYLTFSPSEVKSLRTEYGDLECCIEVVDSMQDAVDHIHKYGSSHTDVIVTDNENTAEQFMQQVDSACVFWNASSRFADGYRFGLGAEVGISTARIHARGPVGLEGLLTTKWVLRGEGHTVAEFSEAGSMKYLHENIPVPQRFPS, from the exons ATGATGTTGCAGAGGCTGGCCTTGTGTTCCAGTCTACGTTCCAGGAGCCTGCAAGCAAATGTTTGCCCACACTTTGCCAGGGCAGTGTCCCAAACCAAGT TCCCTGTCACCCATTCTCCTGGGAAGTCAGCAGCGCACCGCAGTGAGCTCAGACAGGCCAAGCGCATTGTGGTGAAATTGGGCAGTGCTGTGGTGACGCGGGGAGATGAGTGTGGCTTGGCCCTCGGGCGTCTCGCCTCCATTGTGGAGCAG GTGGCCGTGCTGCAGAACCAAGGCAGGGAGATGATGATTGTCACCAGTGGGGCCGTTGCTTTCGGAAGGCAGAGACTGAGACACGAGATCCTGCTATCTCAGAGCGTCAGACAAGCCTTGCACTCTGGACAGAACCAACTCAAAGAAATG TCACTTCCAGTTCTGGAGGCCCGGGCGTGTGCAGCTGCTGGACAGAGTGGCTTGATGGCTCTGTATGAAGCTATGTTCACCCAGTACAGCACCTGCACTGCACAG ATCCTTGTCACGAACCTCGACTTCCACGATGAGCAGAAGCGTCGCAACCTGAACAGCACCCTCCACGAGCTGCTGCGCATGAACATAGTGCCCATCATCAACACCAATGACGCAGTTGTACCGCCCCCTGTTCCAAACAGTGACCTTCAGGGG GTAATACACATCAAGGATAACGACAGCTTGGCTGCAAGACTGGCTGTTGAAATGAAAGCAGACCTTCTTATTGCTCTATCTGATGTTGAAG GATTGTATGACAGCCCCCCAGGAACAGATGACGCTAAACTCATCGATATCTTCTACCCCGGAGACCAGCAGTCTATCAGATATGGCTCAAAGTCCAAAGTGGGCATTGGGGGCATGGAGGCAAAG GTGAAGTCTGCTCTGTGGGCGCTTCAGGGTGGCACGTCAGTCGTCATTGCCAATGGCACCGACCCCAAAGTCACGGGCCACGTCatcacagacatagtggagggaAAGAAAGTGGGCACATTCTTCTCTGAGGTCAAGCCTGCTG GTCCCACTGTGGAGCAGCAGACAGAAatggccaggcaggcaggcaggactcTGGCTACTCTTCACCCAGATGAG agaggagagataatTTGCCGTCTGGCTGACCTGCTGACAGAGAAGAAGGATGAGATCCTCAGTGCCAacaagagagacatggagactgCAGCATCATCAG GCCGTCTCTCCCAACCCCTGCTGGCAAGGTTGAGTTTGTCCACATCGAAGCTGAACAGCCTAGCCATAGGCCTGCGTCAGATTGCTGTATCGTCCAGGGACAGCGTGGGGCAGGTGCTCCGCAGGACCAGAGTCGCCAACAACCTGGAGCTCGAACAGATCACTGTGCCCATCGGGGTCCTGCTGGTCATCTTTGAGTCCCGACCCGACTGCCTTCCTCAG GTGTCAGCTCTGGCTATTGCCAGTGGAAATGCTCTGTTACTGAAGGGGGGAAAAGAAGCGGCCAACACCAACCGTATCTTGCATCAGCTGACCCAGGAGGCGCTCTCTATCCACGGGGTGAAGGATGCTATTCAGCTG GTGAGTACCCGTGAGGAGGTGGAGGACCTGTGTAGACTAGATAAGATGATAGACCTGATCATCCCTCGAGGCTCGTCCCAGCTGGTCAGAGACATCCAGAGAGCTGCCAAGGGCATCCCTGTGCTGGGACACAGTGAGGGCATCTGCCATGTCTACATCGACTCTGAGGCCTGCATCGAAAAGGCTATTGACATCA TCAAAGACTCTAAATGTGACTACCCTGCGGCCTGCAATGCCATGGAGACCCTACTCCTCCACAGAGATCTACTGAGGACACCTCTGTTTGACCAGATTATAGATATGCTTAGAGTGGAACAG gtgaagatcCATGCAGGCCCCAGGTTTGCCTCCTACCTGACTTTTAGCCCATCTGAGGTGAAGTCTCTGAGGACAGAGTACGGGGACCTGGAGTGCTGCATTGAGGTGGTGGATAGTATGCAGGACGCCGTGGACCACATCCACAAATACGGCAGCTCCCACACAGATGTCATTGTTACAGATAATG AGAATACAGCTGAACAGTTCATGCAGCAGGTGGACAGTGCCTGTGTTTTCTGGAACGCTAGCTCTCGCTTTGCTGATGGATACAGATTTGGTCTTG GTGCGGAGGTTGGCATCAGCACAGCTCGGATCCATGCGAGGGGCCCAGTGGGTCTGGAGGGGCTGCTGACCACCAAGTGGGTCCTCCGGGGTGAGGGGCACACAGTGGCAGAGTTCTCAGAGGCGGGCAGTATGAAGTACCTTcatgagaacatccctgttcCTCAGAGATTCCCCAGCTAG